Proteins from a genomic interval of Arachis hypogaea cultivar Tifrunner chromosome 10, arahy.Tifrunner.gnm2.J5K5, whole genome shotgun sequence:
- the LOC112717347 gene encoding protein FAR-RED IMPAIRED RESPONSE 1-like, which translates to MESNFDEPICHAPASFTDDNTTHSSDDLFNSCNVEGEKSNKAIKCTDITEFESDDTDLLPDHNCLAEDEIPRVGMRFEHLKLAQDFYATYAKKVSFVSFCGYRVQAPTRKNTVATVGCTTRIYAKFDREKQDWVLLKVDYRHSHPCSTKKVVHYHENRELTMHTKCMIEVNDEASIRPNKIFLALANEEMLNYFMRMKEINPNFFDVVNVDNYYKFRSAVWVDARCRESYAYDRDVLDVNKCGCFYFKHGLPFASFVGVNHHEKSTLLGCALRGSEKIPSFKWVLTQWLKCMGTTPQEIITDHCRFIFGTIRKVLPNTRQCWCIWHITKKIPYKLDGYARFKELNAELNHIIWNPRSIEAFEDGWAEFIDEFNLHHNTCLSDLFEDRRMWVPIFFKGQFWATMRSTQRSESMHAFFGGYLYCKISLV; encoded by the exons ATGGAGTCCAATTTTGATGAACCGATTTGTCATGCCCCAGCTTCCTTCACCGACGACAATACCACGCATTCAAGTGACGATCTTTTCAATTCTTGCAACGTTGAAGGTGAAAAGTCTAACAAG GCCATAAAATGTACGGACATTACTGAGTTTGAAAGTGATGACACGGATCTT TTACCGGATCACAATTGCCTTGCCGAAGACGAAATACCAAGAGTTGGCATGCGTTTTGAGCATTTAAAGCTGGCCCAGGATTTTTATGCAACCTACGCAAAGAAAGTTAGTTTTGTAA GCTTTTGTGGATATCGTGTCCAAGCACCCACACGAAAGAACACGGTTGCAACTGTGGGATGCACAACAAGGATATATGCAAAGTTTGACAGGGAGAAGCAAGATTGGGTCTTGTTGAAGGTTGATTACAGGCACTCGCACCCATGTTCAACTAAAAAGGTGGTGCATTACCATGAGAATAGAGAGTTGACCATGCATACGAAATGCATGATTGAGGTTAATGATGAGGCGAGCATTAGACCCAACAAGATATTTCTAGCATTAGCTAATGAG GAGATGTTGAATTACTTCATGCGAATGAAGGAGATAAATCCGAACTTCTTCGACGTGGTGAATGTGGACAATTATTACAAATTTAGGAGTGCAGTTTGGGTGGATGCAAGGTGCAGGGAGTCTTATGCATACGATAGAGACGTG tTGGATGTTAATAAATGTGGTTGTTTTTACTTTAAGCATGGTTTACCGTTTGCCTCTTTCGTCGGTGTGAACCACCATGAAAAGTCTACTTTGTTAGGCTGTGCTCTACGAGGCAGCGAGAAGATCCCGAGTTTTAAGTGGGTGTTAACGCAATGGCTTAAGTGCATGGGAACTACACCGCAGGAAATCATCACAGACCATTGCAGGTTCATATTTGGTACAATTAGGAAGGTCCTACCCAATACACGCCAATGTTGGTGCATCTGGCATATAACGAAAAAGATACCGTATAAGCTCGATGGTTATGCTAGGTTCAAAGAGTTGAATGCTGAGTTGAATCACATTATATGGAACCCTCGGTCGATTGAGGCTTTTGAGGATGGTTGGGCTGAATTCATTGATGAGTTCAACTTACATCACAACACATGCCTTTCAG ACCTATTTGAGGACCGACGAATGTGGGTGCCGATCTTTTTCAAGGGTCAATTTTGGGCTACTATGAGGAGTACGCAAAGGAGTGAAAGTATGCACGCATTCTTTGGTGGATACTTATATTGCAAGATTAGCTTGGTTTAG